One stretch of Desulfovibrionales bacterium DNA includes these proteins:
- a CDS encoding TPM domain-containing protein codes for MNSANKKILNILLFIFLLLCLSWSKTISTVHALNIPKLQGYVNDYANMISPSVKAELENELKTFEQTDSTQIVILTIPSLEGEVIEDFSIKVAEAWKIGQKGKDNGVILTVAKQERKMRIEVGRGLEGKLTDLIAGRIIDLVIKPKFKRGDLNEGFIAGVHALIDATRGEFKIDEKRRSPEGDIFSILFPLIPFLIFPAIIALRSRIRRGVPWPGGGYGGIGSGFGGGGFSSGGGFGGGGGGDFGGGGASGDW; via the coding sequence ATGAATAGTGCGAATAAAAAAATATTAAATATCCTGCTTTTTATTTTCTTACTTCTGTGTCTTTCTTGGAGTAAGACGATATCAACTGTTCATGCGCTTAATATCCCTAAACTTCAGGGATATGTCAACGATTATGCCAATATGATTTCTCCCTCAGTAAAAGCTGAACTTGAGAATGAACTGAAAACCTTCGAACAAACAGACTCAACCCAGATAGTCATTTTAACAATCCCATCACTTGAAGGAGAGGTGATCGAGGACTTCAGCATCAAGGTTGCAGAGGCATGGAAGATCGGGCAGAAGGGCAAGGACAACGGCGTAATACTTACAGTCGCAAAACAGGAAAGGAAGATGAGGATCGAGGTAGGACGAGGTCTCGAAGGCAAGTTAACCGATCTGATAGCAGGAAGGATCATAGACCTTGTCATAAAACCGAAATTTAAGAGAGGGGACCTTAACGAAGGTTTTATTGCGGGTGTCCACGCCTTGATTGATGCGACACGGGGAGAGTTTAAGATTGATGAAAAGCGCCGCTCTCCGGAGGGAGATATTTTTTCGATTCTTTTCCCTCTTATTCCTTTTTTAATCTTCCCTGCCATTATTGCCTTAAGAAGTCGTATTAGAAGAGGTGTGCCCTGGCCAGGTGGTGGCTATGGCGGAATAGGCAGTGGATTTGGAGGAGGAGGCTTTAGCAGCGGGGGAGGTTTTGGTGGAGGCGGTGGAGGAGATTTTGGAGGTGGCGGGGCATCGGGAGATTGGTGA
- a CDS encoding LemA family protein codes for MYIVFICMLLTVSGCGYNTMQKNEEAMKAAWGDVEATYQRRNDLIPNLVEVVKTYAKHERETLTAVTEARAKVGTIQMSKNMLDDPKTFTQFQEAQSAMSSALSRLMVVVERYPDLKANQNFQDLQNQLEGTENRINVARTRYNKAVETFNTSIRVFPNSVTNSLLLHLKLKESFKAEAGAEKAPKVKF; via the coding sequence ATGTATATTGTATTTATATGTATGCTGTTAACTGTCTCAGGTTGCGGGTATAACACGATGCAGAAAAATGAAGAGGCTATGAAGGCAGCATGGGGCGATGTAGAGGCAACATATCAGAGAAGAAATGACCTCATCCCGAATCTCGTAGAAGTTGTAAAGACATATGCAAAACATGAGAGGGAGACCCTTACCGCAGTGACAGAGGCAAGGGCAAAGGTCGGCACTATACAGATGTCAAAGAATATGCTTGATGATCCAAAAACGTTTACTCAGTTTCAGGAGGCACAGTCTGCAATGAGTAGCGCGCTTTCAAGGCTTATGGTCGTAGTAGAAAGATACCCTGACCTTAAGGCCAACCAAAACTTCCAGGACCTTCAGAATCAGCTTGAAGGCACAGAGAATAGGATAAATGTTGCACGAACACGGTATAATAAGGCAGTGGAGACATTCAATACCTCGATAAGGGTATTTCCAAACAGCGTAACAAATAGCCTGCTGCTGCATCTGAAACTTAAAGAATCATTCAAGGCTGAGGCAGGGGCAGAGAAGGCTCCTAAGGTAAAATTCTAA
- a CDS encoding J domain-containing protein — translation MPKDYYKILGVPKSASAEEIKKAYRKLALTYHPDRNKGDKAAEEKFKQISEAYAVLSDPEKRRQYDTVGSTEFHQRFSQEDIFRGFDYSGIFKEFGFSFGDILGQAFSQGKKGSSRQSYYNFGGPQPGRDFRFHQDVRQKGEDIVLELPVSLVEAFNGAEKVVSFQRGGHTERVSVKIPAGIEDGKKLRIPGKGGPGLHGGPPGNLYLKIKALEHPQFKREGFNLVLDREIPFSSVVLGSQVDVPTLDGKNLSVRVPAGTQSNTRLRVKGFGLPLPDGSGRGDLYVRITVKIPGKLNNKQKHLMEELAAAGL, via the coding sequence ATGCCCAAAGACTATTATAAAATCCTGGGAGTTCCTAAAAGCGCCTCCGCTGAGGAGATCAAGAAGGCCTACCGGAAACTGGCGTTAACGTACCACCCTGACCGTAATAAAGGGGATAAGGCCGCCGAGGAAAAGTTTAAACAGATTAGCGAGGCCTACGCCGTCTTGAGTGATCCGGAAAAAAGAAGGCAATACGACACTGTTGGATCAACAGAGTTCCATCAGCGGTTTTCGCAGGAAGACATCTTTCGTGGTTTTGATTATTCCGGCATCTTTAAGGAATTTGGGTTCAGCTTTGGCGACATCCTGGGCCAGGCCTTCTCGCAAGGCAAAAAGGGAAGCTCCCGTCAATCCTACTATAACTTTGGGGGACCGCAACCCGGCCGCGACTTCCGGTTTCATCAGGATGTAAGGCAGAAGGGTGAAGATATCGTTTTAGAACTACCGGTCAGCCTGGTAGAAGCATTTAATGGAGCGGAAAAGGTCGTCTCTTTCCAGCGCGGCGGGCATACGGAAAGGGTCTCCGTTAAGATACCGGCAGGGATAGAAGACGGGAAAAAGTTGCGTATCCCGGGTAAAGGCGGGCCCGGATTACACGGGGGACCGCCGGGCAATCTTTATTTAAAGATCAAGGCGCTGGAACATCCGCAATTCAAGCGTGAAGGGTTCAATCTGGTACTGGACAGGGAAATACCCTTCAGCAGCGTTGTCCTCGGTTCACAGGTGGATGTCCCGACCCTGGATGGCAAAAACTTGAGCGTACGTGTGCCGGCCGGCACCCAGAGTAACACCAGGCTGCGGGTTAAGGGGTTCGGGCTCCCGCTCCCGGATGGTTCGGGACGGGGGGATTTGTATGTACGTATTACGGTGAAAATCCCGGGCAAGCTGAACAACAAGCAAAAACACTTAATGGAAGAACTTGCCGCCGCCGGATTATAG
- a CDS encoding hybrid sensor histidine kinase/response regulator yields MYAILLADDNPNVRFMVSEILRANIDCAIITAKDGLEAVRLAREKHPDVVLLDIQMPTMDGFEACRILKGDPEMRHIPIAFLTGAYDDLDSKIKGMDLGADDYIVQPVDNLILVTRVKVMLRIKSLYDELRRAGHELQRVEQQKFAFLSKISHELRSPLNGILGFAELLANEYYGPLNSNQREFLSVIDRNGRQLLALIDDISFLARLETGGVTPRPETLSLTGLIDTVWMDLQNMAYNKRISYRREVPPEADRITADKKFLQTILRNLLDNAIKFSQAGGQINVSCRLQQDPSPPSPPFDKGGIRGDLVAIAITDTGQGIKPEDNDKIFTPFPKITGKEGGEQGSGLGLAICKKFVELMGGSIEFESAPGAGSTFTVYLPFAETISHQPSA; encoded by the coding sequence ATGTACGCCATACTGCTCGCCGATGACAATCCCAATGTCCGCTTTATGGTGAGTGAGATATTACGCGCTAATATTGACTGTGCAATAATTACCGCCAAGGATGGACTGGAGGCCGTACGGCTGGCCCGCGAAAAACACCCGGATGTGGTGCTCCTTGATATCCAGATGCCGACTATGGATGGATTCGAGGCCTGCCGGATACTCAAGGGCGATCCTGAGATGAGGCATATCCCCATCGCGTTTCTCACAGGCGCTTATGACGACTTAGATTCCAAGATAAAAGGCATGGATCTAGGGGCCGACGATTACATAGTGCAACCGGTTGACAACCTGATTTTGGTAACCCGGGTCAAGGTCATGTTGCGCATAAAGTCGCTGTATGACGAGCTGCGTCGGGCCGGCCATGAGTTGCAAAGAGTAGAGCAACAAAAGTTTGCCTTTCTCTCAAAGATTTCCCACGAACTGCGCAGCCCCCTTAACGGCATCCTCGGTTTTGCTGAGCTGCTGGCCAACGAATACTACGGGCCGTTAAACAGCAACCAGCGCGAATTCCTCTCCGTGATCGACAGGAATGGGCGGCAACTTCTGGCCCTGATTGATGACATCTCGTTCCTGGCCAGGCTGGAGACCGGGGGTGTTACGCCCCGCCCGGAGACCCTCTCTCTAACCGGCCTGATCGATACGGTCTGGATGGATCTGCAAAATATGGCCTACAATAAGCGTATCTCCTACCGGCGGGAAGTGCCGCCGGAAGCGGACCGCATCACTGCAGACAAAAAGTTCCTGCAGACTATTCTACGAAACCTCCTTGATAATGCCATAAAGTTTAGCCAGGCGGGCGGACAAATCAACGTGAGTTGCCGGCTGCAACAAGACCCAAGTCCCCCCTCACCCCCCTTTGATAAAGGGGGGATAAGGGGGGACTTGGTGGCCATAGCTATAACCGACACCGGTCAAGGCATAAAGCCGGAAGACAACGACAAGATATTTACCCCGTTTCCCAAAATAACCGGGAAAGAAGGCGGGGAACAGGGATCAGGTCTCGGTCTTGCCATATGTAAAAAATTTGTTGAGTTGATGGGGGGTTCCATAGAGTTTGAAAGTGCACCAGGAGCAGGTTCAACCTTTACCGTTTACCTACCTTTTGCAGAAACTATCAGCCATCAGCCGTCAGCTTGA
- a CDS encoding response regulator → MNRAEYLTTSEAGKICGVTRTTITRWIDEGILNAFVTPGGHRKIRRGELINFLAGKDAVPPEAVNPGKNHILVVDDNPYDVKLLEAAFLVARDRYQVHTAGDGFEAIYKIGEVKPKIVILDLMMPKMDGFEVCTRIKSNESTKHIKVIVTTAHAEEGHRKKALKCGADAFFAKPLDLTALIKKIIEFS, encoded by the coding sequence ATGAATAGAGCAGAATATCTTACAACCTCAGAAGCTGGCAAAATTTGCGGGGTAACCCGTACAACCATCACCCGATGGATAGATGAAGGCATCCTCAATGCCTTTGTAACCCCGGGCGGCCATCGTAAGATAAGAAGAGGGGAGTTAATCAACTTTCTGGCCGGCAAAGATGCAGTTCCGCCGGAGGCCGTTAATCCCGGTAAGAATCATATCCTGGTAGTTGATGACAATCCTTATGACGTTAAACTCCTTGAGGCTGCCTTCCTGGTAGCCAGAGATAGATACCAGGTTCATACCGCCGGCGACGGATTTGAGGCCATTTATAAAATTGGCGAGGTCAAACCAAAAATTGTGATCCTGGACCTGATGATGCCTAAGATGGATGGGTTTGAAGTCTGTACCAGGATTAAATCCAATGAATCTACCAAACATATCAAAGTAATAGTTACTACAGCCCATGCTGAGGAAGGGCACAGAAAAAAAGCGCTGAAATGCGGCGCAGACGCCTTCTTTGCCAAGCCCCTGGATTTGACCGCTCTAATCAAAAAAATCATTGAGTTCTCGTGA
- a CDS encoding methyl-accepting chemotaxis protein has product MNLFKREESKSKDYESELQEARAEARRCENILKSIAAPMFVTDKDLVITSINDVALKAMGYSRDEVVGKMTCAQFSRTPLCGTAQCTIKNCMRTGEVINGETVAETRDGRKVPIQAACSAFFDEQGKPYGGMEVILDRTEAVKAKWEVDNILKSAAAPMFVTDKDLVITSINDVALKAMGYSRDEVVGKMTCAQFSRTPLCGTAQCTIKNCMRTGEVINGETVAETRDGRKVPIQAACSALFDEQGKPYGGMEVIIDITEVKRLQREADEQREYLERQVAMLVKELHTLSLGDLSVNIVAERQDEIARVIESLNKVIESLRETARVAEAVARGDLTVEITLKSEKDVLGNAFKRMINDLRNIVGNIKTASDNVASGSQQTSSTATQLSQGSTEQASSIEEVSSSMEEMNSTVNQNADNARQTTSIAEKAAGNALESGKAVAESVGAMKQIAEKISIIEEIARQTNLLALNAAIEAARAGEHGRGFAVVAAEVRKLAERSQTAAQEIANLSGSSVQVAEHAGALVAELVPNIQKTAELVQEINASSTEQASGIQQVTQSIQQLDQVVQQNASAAEEMSATAEELTSQAERLRESVNFFKLDDQGGQGMKQLGGGRSPRADIPKAPARKPARPGASTSGSVPKPQITTGVDIVLGKNDIDDREFERI; this is encoded by the coding sequence ATGAACCTGTTTAAACGAGAAGAAAGCAAGTCAAAGGATTATGAGAGTGAGTTGCAGGAGGCCCGGGCGGAGGCCAGGCGCTGCGAAAACATCTTGAAGTCTATAGCCGCGCCCATGTTTGTGACCGATAAAGACCTGGTGATCACCTCTATAAATGATGTGGCGCTGAAGGCCATGGGCTACAGCCGGGACGAGGTGGTGGGCAAGATGACCTGCGCCCAGTTTTCCCGGACACCGCTCTGCGGCACGGCCCAGTGCACCATAAAGAACTGCATGCGCACGGGCGAGGTAATCAACGGCGAGACGGTGGCCGAGACCAGGGACGGCAGGAAGGTGCCCATCCAGGCGGCCTGTTCGGCCTTCTTTGACGAACAGGGCAAGCCCTACGGCGGCATGGAGGTCATCCTGGACCGGACCGAGGCAGTCAAGGCCAAGTGGGAGGTAGACAATATCCTCAAATCCGCCGCTGCGCCCATGTTTGTGACCGATAAGGACCTGGTGATCACCTCTATAAATGATGTGGCGCTGAAGGCCATGGGCTACAGCCGGGACGAGGTGGTGGGCAAGATGACCTGCGCCCAGTTTTCCCGGACACCGCTCTGCGGCACGGCCCAGTGCACCATAAAGAACTGCATGCGCACGGGCGAGGTGATCAACGGCGAGACGGTGGCGGAGACCAGGGACGGCAGGAAGGTGCCCATCCAGGCGGCCTGTTCGGCCCTCTTTGACGAACAGGGCAAGCCCTACGGCGGCATGGAGGTCATCATAGACATAACCGAGGTCAAACGTCTCCAGAGAGAGGCCGATGAACAGCGGGAATACCTGGAAAGACAGGTGGCCATGCTGGTAAAAGAATTACATACCCTGAGCCTCGGAGACCTGTCGGTGAACATTGTCGCTGAACGACAGGATGAGATTGCCAGGGTCATAGAAAGTTTAAATAAGGTTATTGAAAGTCTCCGGGAGACCGCCCGGGTAGCGGAAGCTGTTGCCCGGGGAGACTTGACAGTAGAAATCACACTCAAGTCAGAAAAGGATGTCCTTGGAAATGCCTTTAAGAGGATGATTAACGACTTGAGGAATATCGTCGGCAATATAAAAACTGCTTCTGACAATGTGGCCTCCGGCAGTCAGCAAACCAGCAGTACGGCCACGCAACTCTCACAGGGTTCTACCGAACAGGCGTCCAGCATCGAAGAGGTGTCCAGCTCCATGGAGGAGATGAACAGTACGGTAAATCAGAATGCCGACAATGCCAGGCAGACCACCTCCATTGCCGAGAAGGCGGCCGGCAATGCCCTGGAAAGCGGTAAGGCCGTGGCGGAGTCGGTTGGAGCCATGAAGCAGATTGCGGAAAAAATATCCATCATTGAAGAAATCGCCCGTCAGACCAATCTGTTAGCCTTAAATGCGGCTATTGAGGCGGCCCGGGCCGGGGAACATGGGCGGGGGTTTGCCGTCGTGGCGGCCGAGGTACGGAAGCTGGCCGAGCGCAGCCAGACTGCGGCCCAGGAGATTGCCAACCTATCCGGCAGCAGTGTTCAGGTGGCCGAACATGCCGGCGCTCTGGTGGCCGAACTGGTTCCCAATATCCAGAAGACCGCCGAGCTGGTGCAGGAGATAAATGCCTCCAGCACTGAGCAGGCCAGCGGTATTCAGCAGGTGACCCAGTCTATCCAGCAGCTCGACCAGGTGGTGCAGCAGAATGCCAGCGCTGCCGAAGAGATGTCCGCAACCGCTGAGGAACTTACGTCCCAGGCCGAGCGGCTGCGTGAGTCCGTTAATTTTTTCAAGCTGGATGACCAAGGTGGTCAGGGGATGAAACAATTGGGAGGTGGGCGTAGTCCCCGTGCCGACATCCCTAAGGCGCCTGCCCGCAAACCGGCGCGCCCCGGCGCATCTACGAGCGGCAGTGTGCCTAAGCCGCAGATAACAACCGGGGTTGATATAGTCCTGGGTAAGAATGATATAGACGACCGGGAGTTTGAAAGAATTTAA
- a CDS encoding methyl-accepting chemotaxis protein, with protein sequence MDEKRDLIKELDECQRYLTQLCADVEPEFLQLGRGLESIYHQAQDLSEQARGAVYLHATAHLREEGQTSASGGHLRKVTDLFLDVRDIFNTSLDALRTTIEESAKAARHISTIGKELESLKSGHNALERLAVITRILGISTRIECGRLGDMGSGFIFLSDQISNFSGALSKYASDFETEVKQVLANIEEAETSVAARLKIQRKESDRISQQIMGALDIVDMASAQMTRLSEQIDHFSERVLREVGEIVSALQFQDITRQQVEHVQAALAEPGNSLHGKTLKKCSSKELSAVYGNLAVQLSQLRNVRSEITAAGQNIMTALEGIGREIEGHVRHVAEAIGETSGGARPSASTKGDNALAMLEPQMEALGQQLKNSFLLSEILFKTISNVSGLVERIGSNQTKINKTRLDMKILALNAQVQAARLGGDGRALSVLAEDMQHLSDSWSAVAEETASLLQSAVNVAADLKDKLEGVLEHCRSQTAKGQERASNAVLLLQTASDKTGSAVEAINQASHLLGEDVTALVNTIKFPQIAEAGLERVISHLEHLQDEIGKRLSPEEKRLITVTPVLDTTAERYTMESERRMHTHALQQIKPVADAPGRTDARTVELLEKDTQIKATGTDDMGDNVELF encoded by the coding sequence TTGGATGAGAAGCGGGATCTAATAAAGGAATTGGATGAATGTCAGAGATATCTGACGCAGTTATGTGCCGACGTTGAGCCGGAATTTTTGCAGCTTGGCCGGGGGCTGGAGTCTATTTACCACCAGGCGCAGGACCTTTCGGAACAGGCCAGGGGGGCGGTCTATCTGCACGCTACGGCGCATCTTCGAGAAGAGGGACAGACATCCGCCTCAGGCGGACATCTTCGAAAGGTTACAGACCTGTTTCTGGATGTGAGGGATATTTTTAATACGTCGCTTGACGCCTTGCGTACTACGATTGAGGAATCTGCAAAGGCTGCCAGGCATATTTCCACTATAGGGAAAGAACTGGAAAGCCTGAAGAGCGGGCACAATGCCCTGGAGAGGCTGGCCGTTATAACCAGAATACTGGGTATTTCTACCCGCATTGAGTGCGGCCGTCTTGGAGATATGGGCAGCGGGTTTATTTTTTTATCGGATCAAATAAGTAATTTTTCCGGTGCGCTTTCCAAGTATGCATCTGACTTTGAGACCGAGGTAAAACAGGTATTGGCAAATATTGAGGAGGCAGAGACATCCGTGGCTGCCCGTCTAAAAATTCAACGTAAAGAGTCTGACCGGATTTCACAACAAATTATGGGCGCTTTAGATATTGTAGATATGGCATCCGCACAGATGACCCGGCTTTCCGAACAGATTGATCACTTTTCCGAAAGAGTACTCCGGGAGGTCGGAGAGATTGTATCTGCCTTGCAGTTTCAGGATATAACCAGGCAGCAGGTTGAACACGTACAGGCTGCTCTGGCAGAGCCGGGTAATTCTCTGCATGGAAAAACCCTGAAAAAATGTAGTTCAAAAGAGTTGAGCGCTGTTTATGGGAACTTAGCCGTACAGCTTTCACAACTTCGTAACGTGAGGAGCGAAATTACTGCTGCCGGCCAAAACATAATGACTGCCCTTGAAGGGATCGGCCGGGAAATCGAGGGACATGTGAGGCATGTCGCCGAGGCCATAGGTGAGACGAGCGGGGGCGCGCGCCCCAGCGCATCTACGAAGGGTGATAATGCATTGGCTATGCTTGAGCCCCAGATGGAGGCGCTGGGACAGCAACTGAAAAACAGCTTTTTGCTCAGCGAAATATTGTTTAAGACCATCAGTAATGTGTCAGGCCTGGTAGAGCGGATCGGAAGCAATCAAACCAAAATCAATAAGACACGCCTGGATATGAAGATCCTGGCCCTTAATGCCCAGGTACAGGCGGCGAGGCTTGGAGGGGATGGGCGCGCGCTTTCTGTACTGGCTGAAGATATGCAGCATCTTTCGGATTCTTGGAGCGCGGTGGCCGAAGAGACGGCCTCCCTGCTCCAGAGTGCCGTTAATGTGGCGGCTGACCTGAAAGACAAGTTGGAAGGTGTATTGGAACATTGCCGGAGCCAGACCGCAAAAGGCCAGGAACGGGCCTCTAATGCCGTGCTCCTCTTGCAGACTGCCAGCGACAAGACAGGGAGCGCTGTTGAGGCCATTAACCAGGCCAGTCATTTATTGGGTGAGGATGTTACGGCGCTTGTGAACACTATAAAATTTCCGCAAATTGCCGAGGCCGGCCTGGAGAGGGTTATATCTCACTTAGAACATCTGCAGGATGAAATCGGCAAGAGATTATCGCCGGAGGAGAAACGGCTTATTACCGTGACACCGGTGCTGGATACAACAGCCGAACGCTATACCATGGAGAGTGAACGCAGGATGCACACTCATGCCCTGCAGCAAATTAAGCCGGTCGCAGATGCGCCGGGGCGTACTGATGCCCGTACTGTCGAACTTCTTGAAAAGGATACGCAGATAAAAGCGACAGGTACAGATGACATGGGAGACAATGTGGAGTTGTTTTGA
- a CDS encoding STAS domain-containing protein — MACMLSDVDGKPVLKLTGAVGIAEGAELKEALLRLIESTENPTVAMDGVTEVDVCTLQLLVAAQKSAAKAGKSLNLADISEPFQQAAELAGLESSKFKV; from the coding sequence ATGGCTTGCATGCTTAGCGACGTTGACGGAAAGCCGGTGTTAAAGCTGACGGGTGCGGTCGGTATCGCCGAAGGCGCGGAATTAAAAGAGGCCCTGCTAAGGCTTATTGAATCTACAGAAAATCCTACGGTAGCCATGGATGGAGTCACTGAGGTCGATGTCTGCACATTGCAACTTTTGGTTGCAGCTCAGAAGAGCGCCGCCAAAGCCGGTAAGTCGCTTAATTTGGCGGACATTTCCGAGCCGTTTCAGCAGGCAGCAGAATTGGCGGGGCTAGAAAGTTCAAAGTTTAAAGTTTAA
- a CDS encoding response regulator: MAKTIMTADDSASVRQMVSFTLKQAGYEVIEAADGKDALTKLNGAQIDMLITDLNMPNLDGIGLIKGVRGMPNHKFIPIIMLTTESQEGKKAEGRTAGASGWIVKPFKPDQLLAVVKKVLR; this comes from the coding sequence ATGGCTAAGACAATTATGACCGCCGATGATTCAGCCAGCGTCCGGCAGATGGTAAGTTTCACCCTTAAACAGGCCGGTTACGAGGTCATCGAAGCGGCAGACGGTAAGGATGCCCTGACCAAGTTGAACGGCGCTCAGATAGACATGCTGATTACCGACCTTAATATGCCCAACCTGGATGGCATCGGCCTGATCAAGGGGGTGCGCGGGATGCCTAACCATAAGTTCATCCCGATCATTATGCTGACTACAGAGTCGCAGGAGGGCAAGAAGGCTGAAGGCAGAACAGCCGGGGCCTCGGGGTGGATTGTCAAGCCGTTTAAGCCGGATCAGCTCCTGGCGGTAGTTAAAAAAGTGCTTAGATAG
- a CDS encoding four helix bundle protein: MERKPAKNFQDLIVWQKAHQFVLSIYRFSDGFLGRELYGLTSQFRRAAVSVPANIAEGFKKKTKADKARFMNISQGSIEECRYYLILAKDLGYGDNPELINQLEEVSKLLQGYYSSILNSDSCLLTS; encoded by the coding sequence ATGGAAAGAAAACCGGCAAAGAATTTTCAGGATCTGATCGTCTGGCAAAAGGCGCATCAATTCGTTTTGTCTATTTACCGTTTCAGCGACGGCTTTCTGGGGAGAGAGCTATATGGCCTGACTTCTCAGTTCAGGCGAGCCGCTGTTTCTGTGCCGGCCAATATAGCGGAAGGTTTCAAGAAAAAAACGAAAGCCGATAAAGCCCGATTTATGAATATTTCCCAAGGCTCTATCGAAGAATGCCGGTACTATTTAATCTTAGCAAAAGATTTGGGATATGGGGATAATCCGGAATTAATAAATCAGCTCGAAGAAGTCAGTAAGTTGCTGCAGGGGTACTACTCATCTATTCTAAATTCTGACTCCTGTCTCCTGACTTCTTAA